A portion of the Desmodus rotundus isolate HL8 chromosome 8, HLdesRot8A.1, whole genome shotgun sequence genome contains these proteins:
- the FBXO43 gene encoding F-box only protein 43 has protein sequence MKQILKMSERHSGQAGTGAGNEVDSPTVNFKYCRLRGFCSTSSSQDSGYSELLKSCSLDNTDKQFFGNTGKGPTLNDEHPKTSGLGLTHPLETPTQKKRFVFARKEVDNEPPELCETPKLSMKKCLLRRRLDVSFSLLKQDFESQNSSLENSISQVLNLEKNFPSSASGFPRQNNLSALVTSTLKTEEVTSSSQKLRLNFSQQKTSTVDDSKDDCSLFEVECISPIQGNNFKDFITHDFSDSSLCINDENTYPELLGSSGSGTTCETDEDIFVTPISNLVANIKFKARERLSPSEVSGNISTPEDSGFNSLCFDKSEDSLSDQESSFQELQKHKGTLKVRDTIRKSRRLGRLRRLSTLREQGSQSETEEESQIIHSASETTPAAASDVSESQPSSASQSGDLILGFKNFSNTPALELVHELFMKNKRKRFQHNSAHEFSEDRDGGKIAVLQCVLAGLIGKKMGIEKLDILTELKYRNLKHILAVVLDSLTAESLCSVWKVSRNWREIIVQDRKANQRRKFYIAQLKTDSERAILNVQDAATRLHLLNRSALRSVQAQARTPGSQKEQGSTLSPWGEVLTPIASSSLTHSHSKQEEYVKVAKTLFNDEALKPCPRCQSPAKYQPYKKRGLCSRTACGFDFCVLCLCAYHGSEECSRGAAGPRNRKDALPGSAQSKRNLKRL, from the exons ATG aaACAGATTCTGAAGATGTCAGAAAGGCATTCAGGTCAGGCTGGAACTGGAGCAGGAAATGAGGTGGACTCTCCCACTGTCAATTTCAAGTACTGCCGCCTCAGAGGCTTTTGTTCCACATCTTCCTCTCAAGATAGTGGTTACAGTGAATTGTTGAAATCTTGCAGCTTGGATAATACAGATAAACAATTTTTTGGAAACACGGGAAAAGGCCCAACATTAAATGATGAGCATCCTAAAACTTCAGGTCTGGGCTTAACACATCCTTTAGAGACCCCTACTCAAAAAAAGAGATTTGTCTTTGCTAGGAAGGAAGTGGATAATGAACCCCCGGAACTTTGTGAAACTCCTAAACTCAGtatgaaaaaatgtttactgcGCAGAAGGCTGGAtgtatctttctctcttctcaagCAAGACTTTGAATCACAAAATAGTTCTCTAGAAAATAGTATAAGCCAAGTTCTCAACCTAgagaaaaattttccaagcagTGCTTCAGGTTTTCCAAGGCAAAATAATCTTAGTGCTTTAGTTACTAGCACTTTGAAAACAGAAGAAGTGACTTCCAGCAGTCAAAAATTGAGACTTAATTTTTCTCAACAGAAGACTTCCACAGTCGATGACTCCAAAGATGACTGTAGCTTGTTTGAAGTTGAATGTATATCTCCGATTCAGGGCaataattttaaagactttatcaCTCATGACTTTAGTGATAGTAGTCTATGCATTAATGATGAGAATACATATCCTGAACTTCTGGGCTCCTCTGGTAGTGGAACAACTTGTGAAACAGATGAGGATATATTTGTGACTCCAATAAGTAACCTCGTAGCAAACATTAAATTTAAGGCACGTGAAAGACTTTCTCCATCTGAAGTGAGTGGCAATATTTCAACACCTGAAGACAGTGGTTTTAACTCACTTTGCTTCGATAAATCAGAAGATTCCCTCTCTGACCAGGAGAGTTCTTTTCAAGAACTCCAGAAACATAAGGGAACTCTCAAAGTGAGGGACACCATAAGAAAGTCAAGGCGCCTGGGAAGGTTGAGAAGATTGTCCACCCTTCGGGAGCAAGGCTCACAGTCTGAGACAGAAGAGGAAAGTCAGATCATCCACTCAGCCTCTGAAACAACACCAGCAGCTGCTTCAGACGTCTCAGAAAGTCAGCCCAGCAGTGCCAGTCAGAGTGGGGATTTGATTTTAGGCTTTAAGAATTTCTCAAACACCCCAGCCTTGGAATTAGTGCATGAGctctttatgaaaaacaaaaggaaacggTTCCAGCACAATAGTGCACATGAATTCTCAGAAGacagggatggggggaaaatagCTGTGCTGCAGTGTGTACTTGCAGGACTAATTGGCAAGAAAATGGGTATAGAAAAACTGGACATCTTAACAGagttaaaatacagaaatttaaaacatattcttgCAGTGGTTTTAGACTCCTTGACTGCAGAAAGCCTATGCag TGTTTGGAAAGTGAGCAGAAATTGGCGTGAAATTATTGTTCAAGATAGAAAAGCAAATCAGAGGAGGAAATTTTATATCGCACAACTGAAAACAGATTCTGAG CGAGCTATATTAAATGTGCAGGATGCTGCCACTCGGCTTCATCTTTTAAATCGGTCAGCTTTAAGATCTGTACAAGCTCAGGCTAGGACACCAGGTTCTCAGAAAGAACAAGGTTCAACATTGTCTCCTTGGGGTGAAGTTTTGACACCTATAGCAAGCTCTTCACTTACTCACTCACATAGTAAACAGGAAGAATATGTTAAG GTTGCCAAAACACTTTTTAATGATGAAGCATTAAAACCTTGCCCAAGGTGCCAATCCCCTGCTAAGTACCAGCCATATAAGAAAAGGGGGCTGTGCAGCCGCACGGCCTGCGGTTTTGACTTTTGTGTGTTATGTCTGTGTGCTTATCATGGGTCGGAAGAATGTAGTCGAGGAGCAGCAGGtccaagaaatagaaaagatgCTCTTCCAGGAAGTGCCCAGAGTAAGCGGAATTTAAAGCGCCTCTAA